The following proteins are encoded in a genomic region of Pyrus communis chromosome 11, drPyrComm1.1, whole genome shotgun sequence:
- the LOC137749292 gene encoding probable 2-oxoglutarate-dependent dioxygenase AOP1, with the protein MASETQPTLPVIDLSDENLKPGTDAWLLACKVIKDALEEYGCFEAIYHKVPLELHNSMFTAMEDLFGLPLETKKQKTSDRHLHSYLGQYSFIPLYESLAIANPTTVEGAQGFTSTMWPQGNDHFCETAHSFSKLLAELSQMVTRMVFDMYGVQRLYDSHMESTTYQLRWYKYRTQQANETNVGMLPHTDKSFISILNQDQVNGLQIGTKDGQWIDVQPSPSSFLIMAGDAFMAWSNDRVPSCEHQVTMKENKTRYSLGLFSFKNGIIQVPEELIDEKHPLLYEPFDHFSFLDFGRTPEARNLLRSIKAYCGV; encoded by the exons ATGGCTTCAGAAACTCAGCCTACGCTTCCTGTTATAGATTTATCTGATGAAAACTTGAAGCCCGGTACAGATGCGTGGCTCTTGGCATGCAAAGTAATCAAGGATGCGCTAGAAGAGTATGGCTGCTTCGAAGCTATTTACCATAAAGTTCCTCTGGAACTTCACAACTCCATGTTTACTGCGATGGAAGATCTATTTGGTCTTCCATTAGAAACTAAAAAGCAAAAGACCAGTGATAGGCATTTACACAGCTATCTTGGACAATATTCATTCATTCCTCTCTACGAATCCTTGGCGATTGCTAATCCAACAACTGTTGAAGGAGCTCAAGGTTTCACAAGCACCATGTGGCCTCAAGGAAATGACCATTTTTG TGAAACTGCTCATTCCTTCTCAAAGCTGCTAGCAGAATTGAGTCAAATGGTGACAAGAATGGTTTTTGATATGTACGGTGTGCAGAGGCTTTATGACTCTCACATGGAATCAACTACATACCAGCTTAGATGGTATAAGTACAGAACACAACAAGCGAATGAAACCAATGTGGGAATGCTTCCTCACACAGACAAGTCCTTCATATCCATACTGAATCAAGATCAGGTGAATGGTTTGCAGATTGGAACAAAGGATGGTCAGTGGATTGATGTGCAGCCTTCACCTTCATCTTTTCTAATCATGGCAGGCGATGCATTCATG GCATGGAGCAATGACAGAGTACCCTCTTGTGAACATCAAGTCACCATGAAAGAGAACAAAACCAGATACTCCCTAGGACTGTTCTCATTCAAAAATGGGATTATACAAGTACCTGAAGAGCTAATTGATGAGAAACATCCCTTATTGTATGAGCCATTTGATCATTTCAGTTTCCTTGACTTCGGTCGAACACCAGAGGCAAGGAATTTGTTGCGTTCTATCAAGGCCTACTGTGGTGTGTGA